From the Candidatus Peribacteria bacterium genome, one window contains:
- the rpoD gene encoding RNA polymerase sigma factor RpoD produces the protein MASHPRKFIAQPTEDDLKKFPEDIRHLVKKGREQRYVTHQEIIAALPNAEEDVDLLDEIYMLFVDLGIEVIDVKDALIWEKKGKGGSVPEPTEDLAEIVSDDIVSDDDADSDEADDVDSVAEKLEDDEDGGVMQMVATAGIAIDDSAASEEEKKKRRREREVDLLEISNDSVRMYLSEIGRVPLIDGKKEVELARRIRKGDASAKQQLAEANLRLVVSIAKKYIGRGLSLLDLIQEGNIGLFRAVEKFDPERGFKFSTYATWWIRQAITRAIADQARTIRIPVHMVETINKLTHTQRRLVQELGREPTLEELAVEMEMDIKKVQHIQKISQDIVSLEAPVGSEEDSKLGDFIEDEEAINPFEATNRQLKKENVHAMLDFLTPRERKIIEMRFGLQDGIGHTLEEVGQEFGVTRERIRQIEAKVLQKMRDHPRSLTIREHGLPPKRVGFAPVPSFAQALMCPKCHQGILSPLSKNGMAILKCDHCAFEKEDDEL, from the coding sequence ATGGCGTCACACCCACGAAAATTCATTGCCCAGCCGACAGAAGATGACCTCAAGAAGTTTCCGGAAGACATTCGGCATTTGGTGAAGAAAGGCCGCGAACAGCGGTATGTCACGCACCAGGAAATTATCGCAGCACTCCCGAACGCGGAAGAAGATGTGGATCTCCTTGATGAGATTTACATGCTGTTTGTCGACCTTGGTATTGAAGTCATCGACGTGAAAGATGCGCTGATCTGGGAGAAAAAAGGAAAGGGCGGCAGCGTCCCGGAACCGACTGAGGATCTGGCGGAAATTGTCTCAGACGATATTGTGTCTGATGACGACGCAGACAGCGACGAAGCAGATGATGTCGACAGCGTCGCAGAAAAACTGGAAGACGACGAAGACGGCGGAGTGATGCAGATGGTGGCAACAGCTGGTATCGCAATTGATGACAGTGCCGCGAGCGAAGAAGAAAAGAAGAAGCGCCGCCGCGAACGCGAAGTGGACCTGCTTGAAATTTCGAACGACTCCGTCCGCATGTACCTGTCCGAAATCGGACGTGTACCGCTTATCGACGGTAAGAAAGAAGTCGAACTCGCACGCCGCATCCGCAAGGGTGATGCATCTGCAAAGCAGCAGCTGGCAGAAGCGAACCTTCGTCTTGTGGTGTCTATCGCAAAGAAATATATCGGACGCGGTCTGTCTCTGCTCGACCTCATCCAGGAAGGAAACATCGGTCTCTTCCGCGCGGTCGAAAAGTTCGATCCGGAAAGAGGATTCAAATTCTCGACGTACGCAACCTGGTGGATCCGCCAGGCTATCACCCGCGCGATTGCCGACCAGGCCCGCACCATCCGTATTCCGGTGCACATGGTTGAAACCATCAACAAGCTCACGCACACACAGCGCAGACTTGTGCAGGAACTCGGCCGCGAACCGACGCTGGAAGAACTCGCAGTCGAAATGGAGATGGATATCAAGAAAGTGCAGCACATCCAGAAAATCAGCCAGGATATTGTGTCCCTCGAAGCACCAGTCGGTTCAGAAGAAGACAGTAAACTGGGAGACTTTATTGAAGACGAAGAAGCCATTAACCCGTTCGAAGCCACGAACCGCCAGCTCAAGAAAGAAAATGTCCACGCGATGCTCGACTTCCTCACCCCGCGCGAACGCAAGATCATCGAAATGCGTTTCGGTCTGCAGGATGGCATTGGCCACACACTCGAAGAAGTGGGACAGGAATTCGGTGTCACCCGCGAACGTATCCGTCAGATTGAAGCAAAAGTGCTCCAGAAAATGCGCGACCACCCGAGGTCCCTGACCATCCGCGAACATGGTCTGCCTCCGAAGCGCGTCGGCTTCGCACCTGTGCCGTCATTCGCACAGGCTCTCATGTGTCCGAAGTGTCACCAGGGAATCCTGAGTCCTCTCAGCAAAAATGGCATGGCCATTCTCAAATGTGACCATTGTGCATTCGAGAAAGAAGACGACGAACTGTAA
- a CDS encoding ATP-dependent helicase yields MQSFDESYTRLNEAQKQAVDTVEGPVMVVAGPGTGKTQVLSLRVAHILKKTQARPSNILCLTFSSAGATAMRDRLRQLIGGDAYAVTVNTVHGFCDGLIRRNPTAFSEWSDKKSVSDLERYKLMQSIIDTVSGTSALINPKNPYDRIPDIFTRISECKREGKTATELRRVADEYDMQMATKSKEGTKQHQKNLLAAKKFRDFIDLFDRYHSVLEQRALYDYDDMILTVITALNEEDWLLASLQERYQYILVDEAQDLNGAQWKVIERLTTYDNVPQDPNFFLVGDDDQAIYRFQGANMEHMMAFRDRFPHAPVIVLTTNYRSTQPILDAAGRLIAHNEERLIGRIPGLKKDLKAFTEEKGTEPTLLRPASDAAEPWLIADIIDERLEQGIPAQEIAILVQTNGELRPIYDVLRARNIPVILQGKSDLLSHPVVRQCILILRSMMDHSDDAFQHAMSCETFGCHPTDIARLVLHARGEKRSFHEVCLAAELLPLPFVNRDAIIAARDCMEDLIAHRESRTLLDSLEHVMRQSGITEAATTMDPLDLAVIETFFQYVKQRCLDNPLLDIKDFLNDLRYYADEEFGQIRLTYQIPHLVTSGVQLLTAHQSKGLEFHTVILSAFREGHWDERRSPAKLALPEELLFGWEKDAKTFEKHQDERRVAYVAITRAKRELFMLCPKEFAVGERSRSVAPSAFFAEAGPLPERDAALKNAEKSSLLLLQPLRDLDSELQAYIKEKLETFALSPSSLTTFLEDPQLFLRVHLLNQPQEFTEASLRAMGYGSAVHWALRKWAEAVSASTDHFGFDDFMREFEWHLAEKNILTEKQRDDLSKLANAVLPAYFAEHLNDQRPIIYAVERDYRAQLRDIPLKGKIDRIDRLSPTSSDAIIIDFKTGRPKAPGEIRGGLEEGIVSRTAEGAYFRQLAFYALLIEQAEPLLVPQAFRLAFIGERGEEPIMRDFRITDAEKEDLKKVIAEVWAKIQNLDFTPLA; encoded by the coding sequence ATGCAGTCATTTGATGAATCCTACACCCGGCTAAACGAGGCCCAGAAACAGGCTGTCGACACCGTCGAAGGGCCGGTGATGGTTGTTGCCGGACCGGGAACAGGAAAGACACAAGTGCTGAGTTTGCGTGTTGCACATATTTTGAAGAAAACACAGGCGCGGCCAAGCAATATTCTCTGTCTCACATTTTCGTCTGCAGGAGCCACTGCCATGCGCGATCGTCTGCGCCAGCTGATCGGTGGTGATGCGTATGCGGTGACCGTGAATACGGTGCATGGCTTTTGTGATGGACTGATCCGCCGCAATCCGACAGCATTCTCCGAATGGTCCGACAAGAAATCAGTATCAGATCTGGAGCGGTACAAACTAATGCAATCGATCATTGATACAGTGAGTGGCACATCGGCGCTTATCAATCCGAAAAATCCGTATGACCGTATTCCGGATATTTTCACACGCATCAGCGAATGCAAGCGTGAAGGAAAGACTGCGACGGAGTTACGCCGGGTGGCTGATGAGTACGACATGCAGATGGCGACGAAAAGCAAAGAAGGAACAAAGCAGCACCAGAAGAATCTTCTCGCTGCCAAAAAATTCCGCGATTTTATCGATCTCTTCGATCGCTATCACTCTGTGCTAGAGCAACGTGCGCTCTACGACTATGACGACATGATCCTGACGGTCATCACTGCTCTGAATGAAGAGGATTGGCTTCTTGCAAGCCTGCAGGAACGGTACCAGTACATTCTGGTCGACGAAGCGCAGGACTTAAACGGTGCACAGTGGAAAGTAATTGAACGGCTGACGACGTACGACAACGTGCCGCAGGACCCGAACTTCTTTCTGGTCGGTGATGACGACCAGGCGATCTACCGTTTCCAGGGCGCAAACATGGAGCACATGATGGCGTTCCGGGACCGGTTCCCGCATGCGCCCGTTATTGTGCTCACCACAAACTATCGCTCCACACAGCCGATTCTCGATGCAGCAGGGCGGTTGATTGCTCATAATGAAGAACGGTTGATTGGACGGATCCCGGGACTGAAAAAAGATCTGAAAGCGTTTACAGAAGAAAAAGGAACGGAACCAACGCTCTTGCGCCCTGCATCGGATGCGGCAGAACCCTGGCTGATTGCGGACATTATCGACGAACGACTGGAGCAGGGAATTCCGGCGCAGGAGATCGCGATTCTTGTGCAGACAAACGGCGAGCTGCGCCCGATTTATGATGTGCTGCGCGCACGCAACATTCCGGTTATTCTCCAGGGAAAGTCCGATCTGCTCTCTCATCCTGTCGTCAGGCAGTGCATCCTGATTCTGCGCAGTATGATGGATCATTCAGATGATGCATTTCAGCATGCGATGAGCTGTGAAACATTCGGATGTCATCCGACCGATATTGCACGTCTGGTTCTGCATGCCCGCGGAGAAAAACGGTCGTTTCATGAAGTCTGTCTGGCTGCGGAGCTTTTACCTCTTCCGTTTGTGAACCGTGATGCGATTATTGCTGCGCGTGATTGTATGGAGGATCTTATTGCGCACAGAGAATCCCGCACACTGCTTGATTCGCTCGAACATGTGATGCGGCAATCAGGGATAACAGAAGCAGCGACAACAATGGACCCGCTCGATCTTGCCGTCATCGAGACATTTTTCCAGTACGTGAAACAGCGTTGTCTGGATAATCCATTGCTCGACATCAAAGATTTCCTGAACGATCTGCGCTACTACGCCGATGAAGAGTTCGGTCAAATCCGTCTGACCTATCAGATTCCGCATCTTGTGACGTCCGGAGTACAACTCCTCACTGCGCATCAGAGCAAGGGGCTTGAATTCCATACGGTGATTTTGAGCGCATTCCGCGAAGGACACTGGGATGAGCGCCGCAGTCCCGCAAAATTGGCTCTCCCGGAAGAGTTGCTCTTCGGATGGGAGAAAGATGCAAAGACATTCGAAAAACATCAGGACGAGCGTCGTGTGGCCTATGTTGCCATCACACGTGCAAAGCGTGAGCTCTTCATGCTCTGCCCGAAAGAATTCGCCGTCGGTGAGCGCAGCAGGTCTGTGGCGCCGTCTGCCTTTTTTGCAGAAGCCGGCCCCTTGCCGGAGCGCGATGCAGCCCTGAAGAATGCGGAAAAATCATCACTCCTGCTTTTGCAACCGCTGCGTGATCTCGACAGTGAATTGCAGGCATACATCAAAGAAAAACTGGAAACGTTTGCATTGTCCCCCAGCTCCCTCACAACATTCCTGGAAGATCCGCAGCTTTTCCTGCGCGTCCATCTGCTCAATCAGCCGCAGGAATTCACAGAGGCATCGCTGCGTGCCATGGGATACGGAAGTGCCGTACACTGGGCATTGCGTAAATGGGCGGAGGCGGTTTCCGCGTCGACAGACCATTTCGGGTTTGATGATTTCATGCGTGAGTTTGAGTGGCACCTGGCGGAGAAAAATATTCTTACGGAGAAGCAGCGCGATGATCTCTCGAAACTCGCGAATGCTGTGTTGCCCGCATACTTTGCAGAACATCTCAACGATCAGCGTCCTATTATCTATGCAGTTGAGCGCGATTATCGTGCGCAACTTCGCGATATCCCCCTAAAAGGAAAAATCGACCGCATTGATCGTCTGTCACCAACATCGTCGGATGCCATCATCATCGATTTCAAAACAGGCCGCCCGAAAGCTCCCGGCGAAATCCGCGGCGGGCTGGAGGAAGGAATTGTCTCGCGCACGGCAGAGGGTGCGTATTTCCGTCAGTTGGCATTTTATGCGCTGCTCATTGAGCAGGCAGAGCCGCTCCTGGTTCCGCAGGCATTCCGGCTGGCCTTTATCGGGGAACGGGGCGAAGAGCCGATCATGCGCGATTTCAGGATTACGGATGCGGAGAAAGAGGATCTGAAAAAAGTGATTGCTGAGGTCTGGGCAAAAATACAGAACCTTGATTTTACGCCTTTAGCATAA
- a CDS encoding non-canonical purine NTP pyrophosphatase, translating to MKLLIGTSNKGKIKEMSDALANLQMQIITPEMIDILEKPQETGTTYEENAVQKARFYFDLGKIPTLADDSGIVVDALQNELGIHTRRWGLGATVSDQDWIEFFLERMRQEDNRKARFLCTLAYIDANGDLHTFEGSCDGVITDELEAAYLPGLPISACFKPDGYDKVFSALSVEEKNQISHRGRALQNYTHYVQSSL from the coding sequence ATGAAGCTCCTCATCGGAACATCGAACAAAGGCAAAATCAAAGAAATGAGCGATGCCCTCGCAAATCTGCAGATGCAGATTATCACCCCTGAGATGATCGATATTCTGGAGAAGCCGCAGGAAACCGGAACGACGTACGAGGAAAATGCAGTACAGAAAGCACGTTTCTATTTTGATCTCGGAAAGATACCAACACTGGCTGATGATTCCGGCATTGTCGTTGATGCACTGCAGAATGAACTCGGCATTCACACGCGCAGATGGGGCCTGGGTGCCACTGTGAGTGATCAGGACTGGATTGAGTTTTTCCTCGAAAGGATGCGCCAGGAAGACAACCGGAAGGCGCGGTTTTTGTGCACACTTGCGTACATTGATGCCAATGGCGATCTTCATACATTCGAAGGAAGTTGTGATGGCGTGATCACCGACGAACTGGAAGCGGCGTATTTACCGGGCCTGCCGATTTCTGCGTGTTTCAAACCGGATGGATACGACAAAGTATTTTCAGCGCTGAGCGTTGAAGAGAAAAATCAGATCAGTCACCGAGGTCGGGCTCTGCAAAACTATACGCACTATGTGCAATCATCACTGTAG